The Gigantopelta aegis isolate Gae_Host chromosome 9, Gae_host_genome, whole genome shotgun sequence genomic sequence cagtcgaggcatggaatttttaatccagataccgactccaaaccctgagtgagtgctccgcaaggctcaatgggtaggtgtaaaccacttgcaccgaccagtgatccataactggttcaacaaaggccatggtttgtgctatcctgcctgtgggaagcgcaaataaaagatcccttgctgcctgtcgtaaaagagtagcctatgtggcgacagcgtgtttccgctaaaaaaatctatgtggtccttaaccatatgtctgacgccatataaccgtaaataaaatgtgttgagtgcgtcgttaaataaaacacttctttctttctttctttctgatttgtttgcaaccttatatagctgtttggtagcaaTGGTAATGTGAATAAAAGTTGTATCCAGATTCGTGCATTTTTGTTtgattcgggcaaaaaccaacCTGCCCACTACACAAATGGTAGATTGTACGCCTGTACTAGGTTTACGACATTGTTGTACACTACTGCTCCAATAATGGAATTGGATGAAGTTTCGaggtgtttaattacattttgcaTTTCGCATCTGTTTAAATATCCAGTAAGCTTTGCCTTAAAATTCTCAAACCAGACTTGGGGAAAATAAGAAGGATTAATCGTCATGTGGTTGTTCTGATGTCCCACATGCGAAACACCTAACAGTTATTCACTACTACAAGTTGTGCTGATATACACGTGCGCGATATAACCGACAttattaaatacacacacacacacacacacacacacacacacacacacatatatatatatatatataatgtacaatgtacacacaaTGATAGTGATAATAATCAGTGATACACGCTCATGTTTTTGGATGTAGGCCCTGTTCTATTAGGGCTAACGACATTTGTCagtaatttcttttattgattTGCATAATTTATCGATAATACTTTTCTTATTCATCATTAACTGTTTAAATTTCAGCATACTGaactaaatataacaatatatctttatattaaCAATGATTTACGAGAGTTTGTGAAAAATgtacatgtgaataaataaTGGCATTCGTCCCCGATATCGTTACTGTTACATAACGTGCATGTACTATAttctactggggtgttgttccagcgtcctgtttcAGTCTGTTGGTGTGTAATGTTTGgatgttctaaattttagtAAAGATATCCGGGAGTTTTGTGACTAAAAAGCGCTACGAAACGGTTAGAGAATTACAACTCCAAAGCCAAAATTAATTATCATGGGTGAACCAGTTTCGGTGAGTATAAGCATTCGGTTCTAAaccatatcaatatttataaacagacagttgttcTCCATATAGCTAGATTTTTATTAGTATATCTACACTTCAAAAGAACACTAAACTGGCCGCTAAGTAGCTAAGTTTACCGCACGTGCGATAGTATCTTATCAGCGAGACGGTAGGACGTGTTTTGTCGGAGCTCCGCCAATCTTAATATCTTCAATAtcctgtttcttttgttttaatttttaatcagttataatatgtaaatttctgtattaattcatatatatgtacatgtgaagAATGCGAGAATACCGTTGCAGTGAAACATCGGTGAAAAAGAAGTGAACTGTTGTTAATGACGAGAATACATGTGGTTCCAACATGGCGGCAAGCCGTTTCTACAGAAGTACACCACAGAAAACGCCAGTCAGTTCTGAGTTACATGGGAGTGGACTGCCGACATCTCCAACACATTGTACTACTGGAAACAATGTTATTATCAGCGAGCtgctttgttttgtaataaacaaaatggatGTATTACCGTATGATACCATTGTAAAATTGTGTTCTGATGTTTTTACAGATCACGAAGTTGAGGATGCTAAGACAATCTTATTTGACCTTTGCTATAATACGGAAAGTTGTGGACGTATGATAAAACGAAAGGgtgttgaaaagaaaaagaataacaTTCATGATATTTTGAATTTGCTGCATAACACTGAACCAGATGATGTACCATGCGTCGCTGCGAAAGATCTGAATAAACTGCTGCCAATTCTTTACAATCATATGGACATGGCCATTATTTTGAAGGAACTTGACATAATGAAAGGCAGTATTGCCTCTTTGCAAACAGCCCAGATGGCCACTGCTGAGATATGTCGAAGTACATTCCAGAATAAAAAAGATTGTGCATGTTCAGTGGGGTTGGCTGTCGATGTAAGCCAAGAAAATGATGAAGATACTGATATTGTGAGTTCTTCACCCGTGAACGATTGTGTACACGACAGTGGTTTAGAGGCGGAAACAGTCACACTTAGCGACATTAATATCTTGAAACAAAGCCAAAATGTAATAACCGAAAAGGAAGATGGTGAACTAGATGACAGCATAACACATGCAAAACAGCTGATACGAAATTGCAAAACCCCTAATAGGCAATCGAGCCCAGTACGACCAGATGAGCCTGTATCTCATGTTACTAGTGAGATGTCTCAACACACAGGGACTGCACGCAATTTTGCTGATATGGCTGCTGGATTGGCATCTAATGGCATGGAGCTGAatagagaaaagaaaacaagaaaagctGTTCCGCACAGAAGTGGTGTTGATTCAGAGGGATTTAAGTTTGTTGGTCCGAAGCGAAAAATGCCGGTAGTAATAGGAACCGCACAGTCATCGGCACTGCGGGGAGTCAAATCTATACCGGTACCCGTTTTCGTAACCAGATTAGCGCCGGGAACTAAGGAGTCGGACATACTTGATTACGTAAGGTCAGTGCTGGGGATTGATGTCTGGTGTGAAAAACTCAGAACACGATATGACACCTATTCGTCGTTTAAAATCCTTGTTGACTCCAAAAACATCGATAAACTAATGAGTCCTAACGTGTGGCCAGAAGAAGTTTTAGTTCGAAAGTTTTATGTGATACGACATTAGCAAATATcatgaaagaaaaaattaagataTGCTCATACAACTGTCGGTCTCTTAAAACATCGGTGCCAGATATTCATGAATTATGTGATGCTAATGATATATGTTTGTTGCAGGAGCACTGGTTAGCAGACTATGATTTGTCAAAACTCTTTTACATACACGATGATTTTTATGCTCGAGGGGTATCTGCTATGGATACTAGCAGTAATCTACTAGCCGGACGTCCATATGGTGGAGTGGCTATTCTATGGAGGAAGACACTCGGCAGTTTAgttaatgtgtgtacatatgacGATAGTAGAATAATAGGATTAGAATTAAATTGTGCATCATCGAAAGTACTTATCTTGTGTGTTTACTTACCAACTGATTCGCCTGAAAATTGGGAGGATTACGTCTCGTACCTTGGAAAATTGCATGCCATATCAGAGGAATCCAACACTCCAAATGTGTACATAGTCGGTGATTGGAATGCCAATATTAAGCGGCAGTCAAGGTTTGGTGctgaattatataatatgtgttcAGAACATGGTTATATATTATCGGATGCTGTTCTTTTAGGTACAGATACGTACACATATATTAGTGAGGCGCATGCGACAACGTCATGGCTAGACCACTGTTTGGCTACTACAGCTGCACACAATGCAATAACTAATATGAATATACTACATGACATTGCGCCATGGGATCATCTGCCATTACAATTCACCATCAGTGTGAACGGTTTGACCAAATGCAATTTAGCCAAAAATCACATTGTGCCAAGAACGTCTGTAAACTGGTCAAAAGTTACTGCTAATGATATAAAAACGTATAGAGCTGAGTCAGATATTTCCTTGTCTCAAATCTTTTTTCCTAATGATGCAATTTCTTGTAAAACTCCAAACTGCAATATATCTGGTCATCTACATGGTATTGAtagtttatataatgaaattgttaatgcattaaaattggTATCTCAACATTTGATTAAAGGTAATAGTGACAATCACAAAAATGTGCCTGGGTGGAATAACTACGTAAAAGATCTACATCTCATTGCTCGAGAGGCCTACTTGTTATGGCGAGACAATGGTAAACCTAGAACAGGACttatatgtgaaaatatgaGCAAAACACGTAGGCAGTTTAAATACGCTCTTAGAATGTGTCAAAATGAGAACGATAGAATGAAGGCAGATGCTATAGCACAAAATTTGACCGACATGAACTTTCGTGaattttggaaaaatatttctacagaaaataataaacgAACTCTATTGGCAACAACTGTGGATGGTGTGACCGGGGAAGAGAATATTGCAGGTTTgtttaaagaacattataaataactTCTAAATTCTGTGACGGGTCAGCATCATCGAGCATATGTTGAAGAGTATATTGCTAATGATTCAAGTTATGTTGCTGAAATGAACGTAAATCCCAATGAGGTAAtggagtttgtttttaaacttagcAGTGGGAAATCAGCAGGGAATGACGGCCTCTCAGCGGAACACCTCCAATATGCGTCCAAGAGAGTATTCGTTCTATTATCAGTTTGTTTCAGTGCCATGCTTGTACACGGGCATGTATCTAGTAATATGACAGATGTTATTCTTGTTcctattgtgaaaaacaaaaccggaGACATAACAGATAAAGGCAATTACCGTCCAATTGCATTAGCAACTGTGATATCAAAAGTTATggaacatgtactgttatcacgAACAGACCTGAGTACATCGGACtatcagtttggttttaaaagtgGGACATCCAccgatatgtgtttattttcttttaaggaagtttttaacttttacatttcacaaggtaGTCCTGTGTATGTTTGCTTTTTGGATGCGATAAAAGCCTTTGACCGAGTAAATCACTGGACATTATATATGTCACTTTTGAAAAAAGGCGTGCCTACTTTTGTAGTTCGCTTTCTCAAAGCATGGTATTTAACCCAATtgtttagtgtaaaatgggGTGCATATATTTCCTGTAAGTTTAATGTAACAAATGGCGTCCGTCAAGGTGGGGTAATATCacccttattatttaatatatatattgatgaccttaacctacagttgtcaaaatgtgcagttgggtgtaatgttggtggggtgtttctaaataacttcagttttgctgatgatatgtcacttctttgcccatctatttctgcattaagaaaaatgttaacaatttgcgagaaatttgcagaagattatgatattatatataatacaatgaaaactgtttgtatgtgtattgagccagaaactctgaagttgatcaatgtgccttcgatatatttgtatggtgatgtactgaaatttgttgacaattataaatatctaggtcatattatatgcaaaaacatgaaagacgataaagacattaaacgacagtatagagccctttgtgtacgtgcaaacatgttgttgcggcgatttgcaaaatgttcagaatctgttaaaacacaattatttgtgagttattgtagtaatttgtacgcgggtgcattatgggtgaaatttacgcaggataccatgaaggatcttaacatatgttataataatgcataccgatggatgatcggacaacgacgaccatacagtgccagcaagatgtttgtcagtcatcgagtaaaatgctttggcgctttacttcgctcaacagcatattcgctgaagagcagaatcgaaacaacttcaaacgacctacttgcccacctgcggtgtacaactgtgtacgtcaaatctgtatgtgtaaatcgctggcacaagctgctgtatattatgtaatcagttttgtatgtgatgtttatatatgttctatggatctctgatctgaaataaaaatctattattattattattattattattattattattattaaaacctatagcatgcatcagcagtaaagattgtgAACTACGTAACATGTTTCGGTGAGTGAAATATTTAGTGGTACAGTTTACAGCaaaaactttccaacacaaa encodes the following:
- the LOC121381622 gene encoding uncharacterized protein LOC121381622; amino-acid sequence: MAASRFYRNHEVEDAKTILFDLCYNTESCGRMIKRKGVEKKKNNIHDILNLLHNTEPDDVPCVAAKDLNKLLPILYNHMDMAIILKELDIMKGSIASLQTAQMATAEICRSTFQNKKDCACSVGLAVDVSQENDEDTDIVSSSPVNDCVHDSGLEAETVTLSDINILKQSQNVITEKEDGELDDSITHAKQLIRNCKTPNRQSSPVRPDEPVSHVTSEMSQHTGTARNFADMAAGLASNGMELNREKKTRKAVPHRSGVDSEGFKFVGPKRKMPVVIGTAQSSALRGVKSIPVPVFVTRLAPGTKESDILDYVRSVLGIDVWCEKLRTRYDTYSSFKILVDSKNIDKLMSPNVWPEEVLVRKFYVIRH